The genomic region GATGGAAAATCCCGTGCGGGTGGCCGAAGACACCGCCGTGCTCGATCTCTTGTCAGGTGGTCGGCTGGAGGTCGGCTTTGGCACCGGTGGCACGCCGCAAGCTTTCTTGCCCTTTGGCCTTGAAAGCGCCGAACGCGGACCCGTCTATGCAAGCCACCTCGCCACCATCCGCAATGCCTGGAGCGGCGGCGAGTTGCCGGGGGGCAACAGGCTCTATCCGGGGGCGCCGACCCTCGGGGATCGCGTCTGGCAGGCGACCTTCTCTGTCGGCGGCGGCGAGAGGGCCGGCCGCGATGGCGACGGCCTGATGCTGTCGCGCACCCAACCGCGACCGGAGGAGGCACCGTCTGCAACCCTCTGGGACCTGCAGAACCCGATCATCGACGCCTATCTTGCGGCGTTGCCGACCGGGCGTGCACCCCGCATTCTCGGCTCTCGCAGCCTGTTTGTCGCCGACGACCGGCAAGAGGCGTTGCATCTGGCGGAAATCGGCCTTCAGCGCAGCGTCGAGCGCTTTGTCGCTAGCGGCCATGTCATCGCCGACCGGACGACCGCCGGCCTGATCAAGGCCTTCGACGTGCATGTCGGGACGCCGGATGATGTCATTGCCTCGTTAAAGGCCGACACGGCGCTGTCGCGCGTCACCGATCTTGTCTTCCAGGTGCACTCCGTCGATCCACCACACGCCTATATCCTGCGCTCGCTCGAGCTGATCGCCAGCGAAGTCGCGCCGGCGCTAGGCTGGAGCGGGCAGTCGATTCGACCGCTTGGGCGCCTCAGTGTGGCAACCATGTGATCGCGTTTTCAACAGAAAGGTATTCCCATGACATCGTCAACACCTGACGTCATCGACCTCCTGACCAGAATAAGCTCCGGGTCCAAGATTGATCGCATTCGCAGCGAGCGACCTGAAACACGCGCCAATGCCCAGAAGAGCTATCTAGAGCTGTTCGAGCCAACCGAGCCGGGCGATGTCAGTCGGACTGAGCGCCTGACGGTGGCCGCCTTCGTCGCGGGGCTGCATCGAGCCGATGCGGTGGCGGACTTCTATGCCTCGGGCCTGGCCGAGATTCCTGGCGGCGCGTCGCTTCTCGGCGCCATCAAGGCCGAGGTTGAAAAGGGACGGACGCAAGGGCCTTACGGACGCTTCCCGAGCGGGCCGCTTTCGGCGGAGGACAAGCCGGGGCCGGCCTTCGCCATCTCAGAATTCAACGCCGTGACGCTTGGCAAGACGCTGACGGCAGCGCTGCAGCACAGCCATCTGCTGGTGTTCCGGCCGCGCGAGGCCGGCCCCGCGGCGTTGCAGAGGCTGCTGGATGCCGGCTGGAGCACGACGGCCATCGTCACACTGTCGCAGATCGTCGCCTTCCTGGCCTTCCAGATCCGCGTGGTTGGCGGTCTGACCGCCTTGGCCGCTGCCGGCACCAAGCGACTGGCTGCTCCAAACACGACGGCAACCGTGAACACGTAGGAGACAACTTTGACCGAGACGATCATCCACACCGATATCGACAATCGCCCGAACGCCTTTACCCAGGCCGAGATCGGCTGGACACCCTGGCTTCAGCCATTGGAAGAGGCCGACCTGACCGAACGGCATTGGGCCGGCCTCGTCGATGCGGCCCGCGCGAAATCAAGTTATTTCATGCTGCTTGCCCGTGATCCCGACATCTTGGGCGCCCGCACCAAGGCGGACAAAGACATTTTCTACAACACCAGGTCCGGCTTGCCGCGCGCCGAGCGCGAACTATCCGCCGCCGCCGCATCGCGCTCCAATGGCTGCATCTTCTGCGCCTCGGTGCATGCCCGTTTTGCCTCGCATTTTTCCAGGCGAACGGAGGATGTGCAGCGGCTTCTCGATGAGGGCACCGATGCCGATCTCGGCAGCCGCTGGAATGCCATCGTCGCCGCCTCCGTGGCGCTGACGGCCACGCCCTCCGTTTTTGGAGCTGCCGAAATTGAGCGCTTGCGGACCGAGGGGCTGGACAATCTGGAAATTTCCGACGTCATCCATGGCGCAGCATTCTTCAACTGGGCCAACCGCTTGATGCTGTCGCTCGGAGAGCCAACGCCTGCGGCCTGAAGGGGCTTGCGCGTCCGACCTCTCCCACGATCCTGCCGCAAAGGAAACCAAGCCATGGCTTTTGCCCTCGACCATATCGTCATCGCCGTCAACGATCTGGCGCGGGCCGTTGCGGATTACCGGCTACTCGGCTTCACGGTTTATCCCGGCGGCGTGCATCATGGCGGCGTATCGCATAATGCGCTGGTGGTGTTTGCCGATGGCGCCTATTTCGAGGTCATCGCCTATCATCGGCCCGATCCCGGCAATCCGTGGTGGACGCTGCTTGCTGAGGCCGGCGAGGGCTTTGTCGACTTCGCCCTTGCTCCCGACGACACGCAGGCGGGTATCGCCGCCGCCCGGGCGCGGGGCCTCAGCTTAACAGAGCCCGCCTCCGGCGGACGCGTGCGGCCGGATGGCGTAAGGCTAGATTGGCAGATCGTTCGGCCGGAAACGCGCGACCTGCCCTTCTGGTGCGGCGATGTCACCGCGCGGGATTTGCGCGTGCCTCTAGGCGAGCACCGCAAGCACG from Rhizobium rhododendri harbors:
- a CDS encoding alkylhydroperoxidase domain protein — translated: MTETIIHTDIDNRPNAFTQAEIGWTPWLQPLEEADLTERHWAGLVDAARAKSSYFMLLARDPDILGARTKADKDIFYNTRSGLPRAERELSAAAASRSNGCIFCASVHARFASHFSRRTEDVQRLLDEGTDADLGSRWNAIVAASVALTATPSVFGAAEIERLRTEGLDNLEISDVIHGAAFFNWANRLMLSLGEPTPAA
- a CDS encoding putative FMN-dependent luciferase-like monooxygenase, with amino-acid sequence MTACSQPKRLGFFSRVLDQTDAQTRYRLVGEQIIHAEKFGFDSAWLAQHHFNGEEGGLPAPLILLADIAARTSRIRLGTGVITLPMENPVRVAEDTAVLDLLSGGRLEVGFGTGGTPQAFLPFGLESAERGPVYASHLATIRNAWSGGELPGGNRLYPGAPTLGDRVWQATFSVGGGERAGRDGDGLMLSRTQPRPEEAPSATLWDLQNPIIDAYLAALPTGRAPRILGSRSLFVADDRQEALHLAEIGLQRSVERFVASGHVIADRTTAGLIKAFDVHVGTPDDVIASLKADTALSRVTDLVFQVHSVDPPHAYILRSLELIASEVAPALGWSGQSIRPLGRLSVATM
- a CDS encoding CMD domain protein, with amino-acid sequence MTSSTPDVIDLLTRISSGSKIDRIRSERPETRANAQKSYLELFEPTEPGDVSRTERLTVAAFVAGLHRADAVADFYASGLAEIPGGASLLGAIKAEVEKGRTQGPYGRFPSGPLSAEDKPGPAFAISEFNAVTLGKTLTAALQHSHLLVFRPREAGPAALQRLLDAGWSTTAIVTLSQIVAFLAFQIRVVGGLTALAAAGTKRLAAPNTTATVNT
- a CDS encoding VOC family protein yields the protein MAFALDHIVIAVNDLARAVADYRLLGFTVYPGGVHHGGVSHNALVVFADGAYFEVIAYHRPDPGNPWWTLLAEAGEGFVDFALAPDDTQAGIAAARARGLSLTEPASGGRVRPDGVRLDWQIVRPETRDLPFWCGDVTARDLRVPLGEHRKHANRAEGIAVVRVDVADIAASAGRYRALLGDDAVTRSGEDIRIAIGTSIIELVGPDHGAEQGRLQTRGEGVSSIDLHGGVAADLDIGRSHRAVLRIRP